The window CTGATGATGACCGCGGACGCCAGCGAGGCGACCCGCCAGGCCTTGTGCGAGGCCGGCGCCACGGCCGTGCTGGGCAAGCCGATCCACATCCCGTCGTTTCTCGCCTATCTCGACCAGTACCTTGCGGAGCCCGTGTGAACACTGACCTGCGTATCCTGATCATCGACGATCAACGTCCCAACCTCGACCTGATGGAGCAACTGCTGGTGCGTGAAGGCCTGAGCAATGTGCTGAGCAGCACCCAGCCGTTGCGCACCCTGGACCTGTTCAACAGCTTCGAACCGGACCTGGTGATTCTCGACCTGCACATGCCGGAGTTCGATGGTTTCGCCATTCTCGAGCAACTGAGCCGGCGCATTCGAGCGGGAGAATACCTGCCGATTCTCGTGCTGACCGCCGACGCGACCCGCGAAACCCGCCTGCGGGCATTGGCACTGGGCGCGAAGGACTTCATCAGCAAGCCCCTGGATGCCCTGGAGACCATGCTGCGGGTGTGGAACCTGCTGGAGACGCGGGCGCTGTACAAAACCTTGCGCACGCTGGTGCCTGACCATGAGATTGAGTTGTTGCGTCAAGCCGGAAAGCTCTAGATACCGTTCCAGGCGCGCCTGGGCCAGTGCCGGATGCCTGGGCGACGCTATCGCCGGCAAGCCGGCTCCCACCGGGTCGAGACGTCTGACATATTTGCTGTAGGAGCAGACGGTCCGACACCCTGGCTCGCCCATGAGTGTCGAGCCACCTGCCAGAAGCCGCGTCGTTCAAACCGTGTACGAAAACGCGACCTCCGGCAGGACCAGCCCTTACCCGACCCAGCCGACCGCTGTCTTGGGAATGATGTCGGATTCCTGCATCTTGGACGCGAACATGCTCACCGCCTCCACCGCATCGCTGGTGCCGCAGCGGATTTGTGAAATGACCGAGCCGGCCTGGTCGGCCAGGGTGACGCCGCGCTGCGCGCCTTCCTGGGTGACATGCATGCTGGCTACCGCATCGCGGGTTTCCGAGAGGATCTTGCCGATCACATCGGCAATCTCCGTGGTCGAACGGCTGGTTCGCCCGGCCAACTGCCGCACTTCATCGGCCACCACGGCAAATCCGCGGCCCTGGTCGCCTGCCCGCGCCGCCTCGATGGCGGCGTTGAGGGCCAGCAGGT of the Pseudomonas vanderleydeniana genome contains:
- a CDS encoding response regulator gives rise to the protein MNTDLRILIIDDQRPNLDLMEQLLVREGLSNVLSSTQPLRTLDLFNSFEPDLVILDLHMPEFDGFAILEQLSRRIRAGEYLPILVLTADATRETRLRALALGAKDFISKPLDALETMLRVWNLLETRALYKTLRTLVPDHEIELLRQAGKL
- a CDS encoding methyl-accepting chemotaxis protein, whose translation is MAEQGEQVIQQTAQEMRLIADNIGNSSRLVGQLGGRSEEITAIVNTIRGIAEQTNLLALNAAIEAARAGDQGRGFAVVADEVRQLAGRTSRSTTEIADVIGKILSETRDAVASMHVTQEGAQRGVTLADQAGSVISQIRCGTSDAVEAVSMFASKMQESDIIPKTAVGWVG